From the Bacillus sp. FJAT-22090 genome, the window AAGCAGTTGATTTTACAGTAGAACATTATGGAACTATAACAGTTTTATACAATAATGTTGGTCTGACCAATCTTCAAAAGGATTTAGATGTAGTTAATATCGATTTAGATGAATGGGATCGACTAATGAACGTAAATACAAAAAGTGTACTTTTAGGTTGCCGTTTCGCTATTCCACATATGGTTAAAGCAGGGGGTGGCTCAATTATTAATACAGCCTCTATGGCGGCATTTGCAGGTGACTCTGTTCGTTCTGCATATGGGGCTTCCAAGGCAGCTGTTGTAAATCTAACAAAATATATAGCTGCACAATACGGGAAGGATAATATCCGGTGTAATGGAGTAGCTCCTGGTCTCATTTTAACTCCAGCGGCTGAGAGTAATATGCCAGAAGCTGTATTAGATATTTTCGAAAAGTTTAATGCACTTCCATACCATGGAGAAGCTGATGATATTGGGTATACAGTATTGTTTCTAGCTTCAGATGAGTCAAAATTTATCACAGGACAAACAATTCAAGTGGAGGGTGGCCATTACATGGCAAATCCAAGTATTGCAGATTTCAAGGAATTTGTAAGTAAGGCGCCATCTAAATAAATCCTAAAAACTCAGATGTGCTTGCATGTCTGAGTTTTATTTATGGAATGGTGCTCCTTTTCGATTTTCCAGTAGTGTTTCTTTAAACGCTAGAACATGTCGTTTATTTTCCATGACAGGAGAGCATATACAAGAAAACATTCGTGTAAAAGGTCGTTGGTCAAGAGGTATGATGGAAAGGTGATGATGTTGTATATCTCTCTTTATTGCGTGAATGGATAGGAGGGATAACCCTTCTTGTCGACTATGGATAATCGTCTCTTTAATACCTTGATTACTACTAATAGTGAGAATGGACTTTACCTTTAAGCCATTGGAACGTAGGACATGTTTTAAATATTCACGTGTTCCTGAACCTTCCTCTCTCATAAACCAAGTTTGGTTTTGTAAGTCGGCTATACTCACGGAATCCTTTGAAGCTAACTCATTTTCTGAAGAACCTATTATAAATAACTCGTCCTCCATAAAAGCTTCCACTTGCAACTCCTTTTCATTTGTTTGACCTTCTATTAAACCAATATCCGCAGTAAGTAGTCGAACAGACTGTACAATTTCTTCTGTGTTTCCGATAAATACTTCTAGCTCCAGGTTTGGGTACTTTGAGTGAAGCGCTAGAAGGATAGAGGGAAGAATATATTCGCCAATTGTAAAACTTGCACCAATAACAAGCTTTCCTTTAATGTCCTCTTGATAGTCTAAAATATCCTTTTGAGTTTGCTCATACATGGAGAGTATTTGTTTCGCACGCTCATATAAGATCTCTCCTGAAGGAGTGATCTTTATTAATTTTGGAGAACGAATTAGTAGCTCGGTGTTAAACTCTGTTTCTAAATTTTTTATATGTACGCTAACGCTTGGCTGAGATATATGAAGGAGCTGTGCTGCTTTTGTGAAATTTTTAACTTCCACTAGTGTTATAAATGTTTTTAGGGCATCATAATACAATTTCTCACTCCCAATCATTAAAAATATTAATGCGATCTATTATGTATATGTATTTTACTAATAATAAAAAACTACGTAAAGTAAACATACAGGAAGAGAGGAAGCGAGTTTAATGAATATGGATAGAGAAGCTAAAAGTATTAAAATTAATAAAGCATTTTTTATTGGAATTGGTATTACGTTAATCATCGCAATTGTAGCTAAATTATTTTCTAGCATCCCATTTCTATCGATTATGGGGCAATTAGTAATAGCCATAATAATAGGGATGATTTGGAGTGCTACAATTGGAGTATCGCAACAGTACCAACACGGTATTTCCTTTTCAAGTAAAAAATTACTGAGGGTGGGTATAATTTTTTTAGGAATGCGGCTTAACTTAGCAGATATTTATCATGCTGGATTTAATGTCTTCTTCCTGGCACTCATCAATATTCTATTTGCTTTATTTGTAGTGTATGGATTATCGCGTTTGTTTGGAGTCGACAAGAAACTAGGTTTGCTAACAGCCTGTGGAACTGCGATTTGTGGAGCGGCTGCTGTTGTTGCGATCGCGCCACAAGTGAAAGCGAATGACGATGAAACTGCCATAGGGGTTGCGACAATTGCAATACTTGGGACGCTATTTACATTGGTGTATACTTTTCTTTATCCAATTATGGACTTAACTTCAAAAGGATACGGAGTGTTTACTGGAGGTACGTTACATGAGATTGCCCATGTAATTGCTGCGGCAGAGCCGGGTGGTAATAATGCGGTCGATTTAGCTGTTATTGTGAAACTGACGAGAGTCGCACTTTTAGTCCCGATTGCTTTATGTATAGGTTTTTTCGTACAAAGAGGTGAAAAGAATCAGTCAAAAAGAAAGTTTTCCATGTCAAGTATACCTTGGTTTATCATAGGATTTTTAGGTATGAGTGGCATTCACACTTTAGGGATTTTTCCAGAACAAATTGCAAGCATTTTTGTCTTAGTGGCCTATCTACTTATTGCAATGGCAATGGCAGGTTTAGGGTTGAATATAGACATAAAAACATTTAGAAAATTAGGAGTAAGGCCTTTTGCTGCTGGTCTCATAGGTTCCATTTTATTATCTATTTTAGGCTATGTGCTTGTTTATGTATTTCATCTTAATGTGTAGTCAACAAGGAAAGGAGATAGCAGATGAGGGAACAGGATCATGATCGTTTATTGCGCATAAAAACAGAAGGAATTCGTGAATGGCAGCATCAATCTGCTCATTATAATCGTTATGAAGCAACTCCATATGTCGCTCTAGAAGCATTTTTTGATGAATATGCATGTAAGTCATCTGATAAATTTGTAGATTTTGGCTGTGGAAAAGGGCGTTTTCCTTTTTACGTTCACCACCATCTTCATGTGTCCGCAACTGGGGTGGAGATGAGTGGACAACTATATCAAGAGGCGATGGAAAACTTAACACGGTATATGGATCGGGCGAAGCATTCAAGAGCTTACATCCGATTTGAACGCATCCTAGCAGAGGAATACAATGTAGATAAGGAAGAAAATCTTTTTTATTTTTTCAATCCTTTTTCCATACAAATTTTTCAAAAGGTGACTCGAAATATACTTCTGTCCGTGGAAAATTCCCCTCGAGCAGTAGATATTATTTTATATTATCCTACTGCGGAATACATACAATATCTTGAAACACAAACCCCGTTTAAGCTTCTTAAAGAAATAAAGGTTCCTGCATTATACGAGCAAAATAGCAACGAGCGATTTGTTATTTTTCGATTTGAATAAAAGTTCCTTAATAGAATGAGGATTTCTTTCATACTGGTGTAAAAGGAAGCGTCCGCTCGACTACTGCAGGAAAGCGAGCGGTGAGCTTCGGAATTCGGTAGACAATTATTTTATCCGTTCACCTAGAAGTTCTTTATATTTCACAAACCATTCTTTCCATTCATTTTCTCTTGAGTCGATTGTATTACCATCTAATAAGGCTTCAATGACATCTAGACAAACATGCCAACCTGCTAAATCTTTTATTGTTTGCTCTGTAAAGGAGGAGAGTGTTTCTGTAAAAACTAAATGGCATCCTTCTGATTCTGGTGATAATTCAAATCTTGCGATATCCGCATCCCATTCAAAAGCTAAAACCTTAAATTGTTCATAATCTAAAATCTTCATGTCGATATAGGTACCGTCTTGCATATCAAACTTAATCAAACCACCTTTACGTAAATCCACTACTTCTAGTTCCGAGAACCATTTTTGTAACTTCTCATTGTTAGTGAGCATAGACCAAACATCTTTTACTGAATGGTGGAAATGACGATCATAACGTGCGGTATAGATTTCTTTTTCCTTTTGAATAGTTGCAATCATCGTTAATTCCTCCTTAGGTTATAAATTATAAACAGTGCATAGCTTGTTCAGCTTCATACCATGGCACTTTATATCCTGTCCCCTTCGCACAGAAAATAGAACTCGAAGTATATTCCGGATCTGCATCTTTATTATAACCAATACTATTAATTACTTCTTCAGCATTATGACAACGATCATATCCCCCAAATAGTAAGCTAAGCGTTCCTTTCCCATGTGTAAAAGAAGCGAAGGTCGTACTATAATTCATGAACGTGGCCACAGGTACTCGACCTTTAATAATTACTTTGTCTCCAGTATTCTCGGGGGATTCAAAAGTTCCGTGAGCTTGTTGAATATCCGACAATACACGACCAATCAGATCCATATCGACTTTTATTTTATAGTCATAAAATGGTTCAAGAAGGACATTTTCTGCTTTTTCTAAACCTTGACGAAGTGCTCGGTATGTCGCTTCTCTGAAGTCTCCGCCATGAGTATGTTCATTATGTCCACGGCCAGTAAGTAAAGTTATTTTAACGTCAGTTAATGCGGAACCTGTTAATAACCCATGATGATGACGTTCCAATAGATGATGTTTTACAAGATTTTGATTACCGATGGATAAATCATTTGCATGGCATATATTATCAAAAGAAACGCCTCTATTTCGTGTTGTAGGTTCGATTAATAGATGGACTTCTGCGTAATGTTTTAACGGCTCAAAGTGTCCATAACCTCGTACAGGGGCGTTAATAGTTTCTTTGTAAAGAATTCTAGGCTCCCCAAAAGAAACTTGAAAATGAAAGCGTTCTTGGACGATTTGTTCGAGTACTTCCAGCTGAATTACCCCCATAACGTGTACGTGAATCTCCTGGAAGTGTTCATCCCAATAAACTCGTAAAGAGGGATCCTCTGTGTCTAATAACTTAAAGGAACGCAATACCTCTTTGACATGGATAGACGAATCAAATAGAACTTTGGATTTCAGTGTTGGAACCATATCAAATGTAACTTTCTCCTGGTTATCTCCAATTCCATCTCCAATCGAAGCGGTTGTTAATCCGGTTACAGCAACTAGTTCACCAGCGGTTGCTTGATCAACCGTTTGAAACTTATTTCCACTGTACACTCTAATTTGAGTTATCTTTTCTGTTTTTTGCCTATATTTCACTTCATCTCGTACTTTTAGTTTTCCACTTAATAGTTTTAAGAAAGTGACTCTGTTTCCACTTTCATCATGGCGAATTTTATATACTTTAGCCTCAAAATTTTTTAGCGAGTTATAAGAAGTCTCTGTTAATACATCGAGCTTATCCAAAAATTCGAAAACCCCTATGTCCTTTAATGCAGAACCGCTAGCACATGCAAAGATTTTATTTTCCTTAATCATTGTTTTCATTTTGTTTAACCATAGTTCTTGCTCGAAACCAGTGTCCATGTATTTATCTAAAAGCTCTTCATCGCGCTCTGCGATAAATTCTATTAACTCTTCATCAAATAAAGTTGTTAAGTTACATACATCTCCAGATAAGTTAGCGCGTATCTCCTCTAAAACACTTGCCGAATCTGTTCCTTCATAGTCTGTTTTGTTTACAAAGAAAAAGGTAGGCACTTGGTGTTTACGAAGTAGCTGCCAAACTGTTTCGGTATGACCTTCTACTCCATCCACTGCACTAATCAAGATTATTGCATAGTCCATTACTTGTATAGCCCGCTCCATTTCAGGGGAGAAGTCGACATGCCCTGGAGTATCAATGATGTAATAAGTAGAATCATTATAGGAAAAGATGCCTTGATCTGCAAAAATAGTAATTCCTCTATTTTTTTCTATAGAATGACTGTCGAGGAAGGAATCTTGATGATCGACACGACCTCTTTGTCTAATTGTCTTCGTATGATAAAGCAGTTGCTCAGAAAAAGTTGTTTTCCCGGCATCCACGTGTGCAAGAATTCCAATGGTTTTATGCATAGTGTCACCTCAGTTCATTTCTAATGAATGCTTATATTATAGCAAACGATTTAGGAAAGAGCTGAGGGTCACGTTGTGTTATTTGCAACTAATTGAATACGGATGTGCGCTTGCCACACGCTCCGAACAAGAAGGATGAGTCGCTTCCTAACCTTTACAGTTCTTATTCTTTGCGTGCATGGGACACATACCTTGGAGACATCCCTTATAAGAGACAGTTACGCTATAAATAATTAAGAATCTAACTTATAGAGTATCAAGAAGCTCCCGAAATTCCATCTTCGGGAGCTTACAATTCGAATAGGAAAGTATCTACTCTATAATTAATTATTCAAAACAGTGGTACCAAGTTTCCAAGAGTTTGCAGGAGGGCGGCGGATAGACGACTGCCACAGGATTACCAAAAAAGAGGGGAGGGATCGTGACGCTAGTCACGACCCTCCCCTCCAAAAATTCACACTGTAATGATGTAGCCAAAGTCTGTCCAAAGCACTCTGGAAACGTTAGAAACAGGTCTTTATTGGCGCGGTTGCGCTTTTCTTATAAGACACTTTTAGAAGCATTCAGCTTCAAACGGGTAATCATTTTCCATACAATTCCATCATGTGGCATGAATAGGAACACAAGCATAAATATTATGCCTATCATTGCCGCCATCATTCCTGCAATAGATGTGTTCCATAATTTTGCAAGATAGTAGCCTGTTATTGCTGCGGTAACTCCAAAAGTCATGCTCCAAAAAATCATGGACCGAACACTTTTACTTATCAAATAGGCAGTCGCAGCAGGTCCAATTAGCATTGCTACAACAAGAACTGCCCCAACGCTATCAAAAGCTGCTACGGTCGTTAAGGAAACGAGCGTCATGTAAGAATAATGCATGACGATAATCGGTAGGCCGATAGACAAAGCGAAAACTGGATCAAATGTTGAAAGTTTAATCTCTTTGTAAAAAAGTACGAGAAATAATACATTTAATACAAGTACAATAGATAGCATCCAGACAGCTTTAGGCATTGTAAAACCTAATATGCTCCAAGTATCCCATGGAACAAATGCAATTTCTCCCATTAATACGTGTTCCACATCTAAGTGGACGTTTCCAGCAAACAATGTTATAAACAAAACCCCTAATGCAAATAAAGATGTAAATACGACCCCTATTGCAGCGTCTTCTTGTAATCCTCCAGATTGTAGAACTTGCACGAGATAAGTGGTTAGTATACCTGCAATGGCTGCACCGAGCAGCATCCAAAATCCATTTAGTGATTGAGTGATCATAAATGCAACCACAATGCCAAATAACACTGTGTGGCTAATAGCGTCTGCAATCATGGCAGTTTTGCGTAAGATTAAAAAAACACCCGTTAATCCACATGTAATACCAACCATTGCTCCTGTTAGTAGCACCCAAAACTCATTCATGTTCCATCGCCTCCCGAGCTATTGTAGGTTGTTTAAATGCTTTCTTTTTACGGGATTTAGAGAGTAGTCCTCTTGTTGGTGCGAAAAAATAAGAAATTAAAAATAGAAGGGAAGCACTTAAAACAATGATTGGGCCAGTCGATAAACCTGTTCGCAAAGAGCTGATCAATGTTCCTAAAGCACCTGATAGAGCACCAAAGAAAGCGCTTGTCACGAGGATAATTCCTAGATGACTAGACCAAAATCTAGCAGCGGCAGCAGGTATAATGAGCATTGCTGCCATTAGAATGACTCCAACGGCTTGTATACCAGTTACAATAGTTAGCACAGTGAGTGCTGTTAGTAAAATTCGTAAACGTTCAACAGGCAAGCCGATACCCTTTGCAAACACAGGATCAAAAATCATTAACTTCCATTCTTTAAAGAATAACAAGCACATGAATATGATTAACATGGCACTTCCAGACAACCATATTAAATCACTTTTTGCCAGCGTTGCAGCCTTTCCAAAAATAAAATCATTCAATCCACTTTGGTTCCCGGCACCGCTCTGATTTACAAGTGTAATTAGCACAATACCAATACCAAAAAACACAGATAGTACAAGCCCTATAGCAGCATCTGCTTTTAACTTGGATTGACTTACAATCCATTGAATCGTATAAACAGCTATTGCAGAAGTAATAGCGGCACCTAACATAAGAATAGGTAAATCCTTTTGTTGAAGAATCAGATAGGCGATAGCGATTCCAGGAAGTGCCGCATGCGCTGCTGCATCACCAACTAAACTTTGTTTTTGAAGAAAGGCGAAGGTTCCATTTAAACCAGCTGCAATTCCAAGTAAAATGGCTCCTGCAAGTACCCAAAGTAAGTTTCCGGTTATCATTGTTTAATCACCTCTCTGATCCATAAAAAACAATTTTCCACCATAGGCATCCTGCAAATTCTCTTTTGTAAAAGTTTGTTCTGTTGGACCTGATGCAACAAGT encodes:
- a CDS encoding SDR family NAD(P)-dependent oxidoreductase, with amino-acid sequence MGRVQDKVALVTGGASGIGLSAATLLAKEGAKVVIADFNVEGAKKAAENIKSQGGEAVGIFLDASKEVSIKEAVDFTVEHYGTITVLYNNVGLTNLQKDLDVVNIDLDEWDRLMNVNTKSVLLGCRFAIPHMVKAGGGSIINTASMAAFAGDSVRSAYGASKAAVVNLTKYIAAQYGKDNIRCNGVAPGLILTPAAESNMPEAVLDIFEKFNALPYHGEADDIGYTVLFLASDESKFITGQTIQVEGGHYMANPSIADFKEFVSKAPSK
- a CDS encoding LysR family transcriptional regulator, with amino-acid sequence MYYDALKTFITLVEVKNFTKAAQLLHISQPSVSVHIKNLETEFNTELLIRSPKLIKITPSGEILYERAKQILSMYEQTQKDILDYQEDIKGKLVIGASFTIGEYILPSILLALHSKYPNLELEVFIGNTEEIVQSVRLLTADIGLIEGQTNEKELQVEAFMEDELFIIGSSENELASKDSVSIADLQNQTWFMREEGSGTREYLKHVLRSNGLKVKSILTISSNQGIKETIIHSRQEGLSLLSIHAIKRDIQHHHLSIIPLDQRPFTRMFSCICSPVMENKRHVLAFKETLLENRKGAPFHK
- a CDS encoding YeiH family protein → MDREAKSIKINKAFFIGIGITLIIAIVAKLFSSIPFLSIMGQLVIAIIIGMIWSATIGVSQQYQHGISFSSKKLLRVGIIFLGMRLNLADIYHAGFNVFFLALINILFALFVVYGLSRLFGVDKKLGLLTACGTAICGAAAVVAIAPQVKANDDETAIGVATIAILGTLFTLVYTFLYPIMDLTSKGYGVFTGGTLHEIAHVIAAAEPGGNNAVDLAVIVKLTRVALLVPIALCIGFFVQRGEKNQSKRKFSMSSIPWFIIGFLGMSGIHTLGIFPEQIASIFVLVAYLLIAMAMAGLGLNIDIKTFRKLGVRPFAAGLIGSILLSILGYVLVYVFHLNV
- a CDS encoding SRPBCC family protein, translating into MIATIQKEKEIYTARYDRHFHHSVKDVWSMLTNNEKLQKWFSELEVVDLRKGGLIKFDMQDGTYIDMKILDYEQFKVLAFEWDADIARFELSPESEGCHLVFTETLSSFTEQTIKDLAGWHVCLDVIEALLDGNTIDSRENEWKEWFVKYKELLGERIK
- a CDS encoding GTP-binding protein produces the protein MHKTIGILAHVDAGKTTFSEQLLYHTKTIRQRGRVDHQDSFLDSHSIEKNRGITIFADQGIFSYNDSTYYIIDTPGHVDFSPEMERAIQVMDYAIILISAVDGVEGHTETVWQLLRKHQVPTFFFVNKTDYEGTDSASVLEEIRANLSGDVCNLTTLFDEELIEFIAERDEELLDKYMDTGFEQELWLNKMKTMIKENKIFACASGSALKDIGVFEFLDKLDVLTETSYNSLKNFEAKVYKIRHDESGNRVTFLKLLSGKLKVRDEVKYRQKTEKITQIRVYSGNKFQTVDQATAGELVAVTGLTTASIGDGIGDNQEKVTFDMVPTLKSKVLFDSSIHVKEVLRSFKLLDTEDPSLRVYWDEHFQEIHVHVMGVIQLEVLEQIVQERFHFQVSFGEPRILYKETINAPVRGYGHFEPLKHYAEVHLLIEPTTRNRGVSFDNICHANDLSIGNQNLVKHHLLERHHHGLLTGSALTDVKITLLTGRGHNEHTHGGDFREATYRALRQGLEKAENVLLEPFYDYKIKVDMDLIGRVLSDIQQAHGTFESPENTGDKVIIKGRVPVATFMNYSTTFASFTHGKGTLSLLFGGYDRCHNAEEVINSIGYNKDADPEYTSSSIFCAKGTGYKVPWYEAEQAMHCL
- a CDS encoding metal ABC transporter permease, which codes for MNEFWVLLTGAMVGITCGLTGVFLILRKTAMIADAISHTVLFGIVVAFMITQSLNGFWMLLGAAIAGILTTYLVQVLQSGGLQEDAAIGVVFTSLFALGVLFITLFAGNVHLDVEHVLMGEIAFVPWDTWSILGFTMPKAVWMLSIVLVLNVLFLVLFYKEIKLSTFDPVFALSIGLPIIVMHYSYMTLVSLTTVAAFDSVGAVLVVAMLIGPAATAYLISKSVRSMIFWSMTFGVTAAITGYYLAKLWNTSIAGMMAAMIGIIFMLVFLFMPHDGIVWKMITRLKLNASKSVL
- a CDS encoding metal ABC transporter permease; translation: MITGNLLWVLAGAILLGIAAGLNGTFAFLQKQSLVGDAAAHAALPGIAIAYLILQQKDLPILMLGAAITSAIAVYTIQWIVSQSKLKADAAIGLVLSVFFGIGIVLITLVNQSGAGNQSGLNDFIFGKAATLAKSDLIWLSGSAMLIIFMCLLFFKEWKLMIFDPVFAKGIGLPVERLRILLTALTVLTIVTGIQAVGVILMAAMLIIPAAAARFWSSHLGIILVTSAFFGALSGALGTLISSLRTGLSTGPIIVLSASLLFLISYFFAPTRGLLSKSRKKKAFKQPTIAREAMEHE